One genomic window of Diospyros lotus cultivar Yz01 chromosome 8, ASM1463336v1, whole genome shotgun sequence includes the following:
- the LOC127808374 gene encoding MYB-like transcription factor 4, whose product MGRSPCCEKAHTNKGAWSKEEDERLIAYIQAHGEGCWRSLPKAAGLLRCGKSCRLRWINYLRPDLKRGNFTVEEDELIIKLHTLLGNKWSLIAARLPGRTDNEIKNYWNTHIRKKLLSRGIDPVTHRPVNEAMSNFTMAIFPNAKERDKHDHGFGSQQPKGTSPDLNLDLEISLPWSHPPQTSESSAAGLCFSGSLGLFNSKECSCSNSTTTMY is encoded by the exons ATGGGGAGGTCTCCTTGCTGTGAAAAAGCTCACACAAACAAAGGAGCTTGGagcaaagaagaagacgaaCGACTCATAGCATATATTCAAGCTCATGGAGAGGGTTGCTGGCGATCCCTTCCAAAGGCTGCAGGCCTACTCAGGTGCGGGAAAAGTTGCAGGCTTAGATGGATTAACTATCTTCGCCCAGACCTCAAACGTGGTAATTTCACAGTAGAGGAAGATGAGCTCATTATCAAGCTGCATACCCTTCTCGGTAACAA GTGGTCACTCATAGCTGCAAGGTTGCCTGGTAGAACTGATAATGAAATAAAGAATTACTGGAACACCCATATAAGGAAGAAGCTACTGAGTCGAGGGATTGATCCAGTGACACATCGGCCGGTGAATGAAGCAATGTCTAATTTTACGATGGCAATTTTTCCCAATGCCAAGGAAAGAGATAAGCACGATCATGGTTTCGGTTCCCAACAGCCGAAGGGGACAAGTCCTGACCTTAATCTTGATCTTGAGATTAGCCTGCCTTGGAGCCATCCACCACAGACCTCAGAGAGCTCAGCAGCCGGCCTTTGTTTCAGCGGCAGCTTGGGTTTATTCAACAGCAAAGAATGCAGTTGTAGTAACAGTACTACTACTATGTACTGA
- the LOC127808373 gene encoding synaptotagmin-2-like, producing MGFLSTVIGWFGFGIGIAMGLVIGYYLFIYFQPSDVKDPVIRPLVEQDSQTLERLLSDIPIWVKNPDHDRLDWLNKFIETMWPYLDKAICKTAKNIAEPIIAEQIPKYKIKSIEFKTLTLGSLPPTFQGMKVYITEDKELIMEPSIKWAGNPNITVEAKVFGFRATVQVVDLQVFASPRITLKPLVPSFPCFAKILVSLMEEPHADFGLKVLGADTMSIPGLYGFVQELIKEQVSKMYLWPKALEVPIMDPTKASKRPVGILNVKVVRALKLKKKDLLGASDPYVKLKLTDDKFQSKKTNVRHKSLNPEWNEDFKFTIRDPESQALQVSVYDWEKVGRHDMMGLNVIRLEELAPDEPKVMTLDLLKNLDANDVPDGKSHGQIVLELIYKPFKDDEMPDESKGPNAVEKAPEGTPAGGGLLVAIVHEAQDLEGKHHTNPHVRLLFRGEERKTKPVKKNRDPRWEEEFQFMLEEPPINDRIHVEVISTSLRLGLLYPKEALGYVDINLADVIRNRRINGTYNLIDSKNGRIQIELQWRTS from the exons ATGGGTTTTTTGAGCACTGTAATAGGTTGGTTTGGATTTGGAATAGGAATCGCAATGGGGCTTGTGATTGGTTATTATCTGTTCATCTATTTCCAACCAAGTGATGTTAAG GATCCTGTAATTCGTCCATTGGTTGAGCAAGACTCTCAAACTTTGGAACGGTTGCTTTCAGATATACCTATCTGGGTGAAAAATCCAGACCATGACCGT CTTGATTGGCttaacaaatttattgaaaCAATGTGGCCCTATTTAGACAAG GCAATCTGCAAGACTGCAAAAAATATAGCAGAGCCCATCATAGCTGAGCAAATtccaaaatacaaaataaagtcaattgaatttaaAACACTTACCTTGGGCTCCCTACCTCCTACTTTTCAAG GAATGAAAGTCTACATCACTGAGGACAAAGAGTTAATAATGGAACCATCCATTAAGTGGGCGGGAAATCCAAACATCACTGTTGAAGCTAAGGTGTTTGGGTTTAGAGCCACTGTTCAG GTGGTTGATTTGCAAGTATTTGCTTCTCCTCGTATCACCTTGAAGCCATTGGTTCCAAGCTTTCCTTGTTTTGCTAAAATACTAGTATCTCTCATGGAGGAG ccTCATGCTGACTTTGGTTTGAAAGTACTAGGGGCAGATACTATGTCCATTCCTGGCTTGTATGGGTTTGTGCAG GAGCTTATCAAAGAGCAGGTTTCTAAGATGTATCTGTGGCCCAAAGCCCTTGAGGTACCAATTATGGATCCTACAAA AGCCTCAAAGCGGCCTGTTGGAATTCTAAATGTGAAGGTTGTGAGAGCACTGAAGCTAAAAAAGAAAGATCTTTTGGGGGCATCAGATCCTTATGTAAAACTAAAACTCACTGACGACAAATTTCAATCCAAGAAAACAAACGTGAGGCATAAGAGCTTGAACCCTGAATGGAATGAAGACTTCAAGTTTACCATTAGAGACCCAGAATCTCAAGCTTTGCAAGTCAGTGTATATGACTGGGAAAAG GTTGGAAGGCACGACATGATGGGCCTAAATGTAATACGATTGGAGGAACTTGCTCCTGATGAGCCGAAAGTGATGACGCTTGATCTGCTTAAAAATCTTGATGCAAACGATGTTCCAGATGGAAAGTCACATGGACAGATTGTTCTTGAATTGATTTACAAACCTTTCAAGGATGATGAGATGCCAGACGAAAGTAAAGGTCCAAATGCAGTAGAAAAGGCTCCTGAAGGAACTCCTGCTGGTGGAGGTTTGCTTGTAGCAATTGTCCATGAAGCACAAGATCTAGAGGGGAAGCACCATACAAATCCTCATGTGCGCCTACTTTTCAGAGGGGAGGAGAGAAAAACTAAG CCTGTAAAGAAAAACAGAGATCCAAGATGGGAAGAAGAGTTTCAGTTCATGCTGGAAGAACCACCAATTAATGACAGAATTCATGTGGAAGTTATTAGTACCTCTTTGAGGTTGGGCCTACTATATCCCAAG GAAGCTCTGGGTTATGTGGATATAAACCTTGCAGACGTCATTAGAAACAGGAGAATCAATGGGACATACAACCTCATTGACTCAAAGAATGGCCGGATTCAGATAGAATTGCAATGGAGGACATCGTGA
- the LOC127807123 gene encoding uncharacterized protein LOC127807123 has product MEAVFLYSSPDPTVSPYKQSRNPRKADRPLVSQRSENLAPILNNYHGGGILHAPPAYLSSSNPLLRNQPPLLPLPIPNSGSNLRSRALSYSPVNRKTSSRSRGQSLTPKKSKPMGNPKRADSRRDSKSVKESLVIAPTGPLGPDPKDVSRVLSSALSGNLTVFTISPPPSSLPLPTFSLRPKLSCYNGEAAGIDAGATDDLQRLLRLR; this is encoded by the coding sequence ATGGAGGCCGTGTTTTTGTATTCGTCTCCAGATCCAACAGTCTCGCCTTACAAGCAGTCGAGAAATCCTAGGAAAGCCGATCGGCCTCTCGTTTCGCAGCGATCTGAGAACTTAGCTCCTATATTGAACAACTATCACGGCGGCGGTATCCTTCACGCTCCGCCGGCTTATCTGTCCTCCTCGAATCCTCTGCTGCGGAACCAACCGCCTCTTCTGCCACTTCCGATCCCAAACTCCGGCAGTAATCTTCGGAGCAGAGCCCTTTCGTACTCTCCGGTTAACCGGAAAACTAGCTCCAGATCGAGGGGCCAATCTCTGACGCCGAAAAAATCCAAGCCGATGGGGAATCCGAAAAGAGCGGATTCAAGACGGGATTCGAAATCAGTGAAGGAGAGTTTGGTGATTGCGCCAACGGGCCCGTTGGGGCCCGACCCGAAGGACGTTTCTAGGGTTCTGTCATCGGCGCTGTCTGGGAATCTTACGGTTTTCACTATCTCGCCCCCGCCGAGCAGCTTGCCGTTGCCGACTTTTTCTCTGAGGCCGAAGCTAAGCTGCTACAACGGGGAGGCGGCCGGAATCGACGCGGGAGCCACGGACGATCTGCAGCGACTTCTCCGGCTCCGTTGA